The DNA segment ACGCATGGGGAATGCAGCAGTTAATGTGAAACACCTCTGTGATGGTATGAGCCCAAGAAATGGCTATCATGAAATTGTACTTTAAATAATTGTCTAGATTTCATGCGATCTAAAATATCATTCATGTAAAATAAGGTCCGACTTCCTTTTCAACTTATCCCACCAAAATAGGGAAGTTCTGAGTGCTTCTTCAATATGcatattggttgtgttttgatgacTATATTGAAAGTGTCTCGTTGCTCATCAAACAAATTGATAAAGGAAGAAATCCTCTTAAAGGGACAAATTAGTTTTCTATAATTATACCTATGAATTATATCATAACCGATATAAGTGCTGATATAAGGATTAGGCTGGTATACAGATTCCGTTGATGTTTAAATTTGTGAAAATAACAGACATGTGCTTTTCTAGGAGATTCTCATGAACTGCTGGTTGATTTGGAAGGAATGGGCGGTGGTGGGAAGATAGAGATAGAGGTAAGTTGATTTGAATCTGGAGGCACATTCAAGGTTCAAGAGCACTACGACCTTGCTTATGCAATAGGAAGCTACCTAATTTTCAGTTGGTTCATTTTCTTTTGGTTCTTCCCAATTTATCTTCTGTCTCTAGAATTTCTAACTGAATAGGTGGTTTTCTGGATGAACTTGTTGGGACAAAGTAATATCGTTATTTTTCTATTTAATGTTCTCAAAAGTCGGTTCAGCTTAACAGCCACTGCAGAAAGAACAAACTGAATGCTGCTTTTGTAGATTTCTAGCTGGACCTGAAGATTTTCGATTTAGCTGGAATTTCAGATCTTCATTTTCTGAAAATCCATCTAATTATTTTGACAACAGTGGTACTCTAGCTGAATAGTATGTTGGACTAAATTGGATTTACGTAACACTGACTTCAGAATCCTTCTTATATGATACCCGATTTGACCATTGTTGATTCAATTCTCTATTTAACTAGTTGTCCTATTAACATATTACAGATACAGTACAAgagttttgagaaaattgaagaagaaaagaagtggtGGAGAATCCCAATCATTacagaatttttaaagaaaaacggGTTTGAGTCTGCTTTGAAGACAATTCTGGGTTCGGAGACTGTGCAAGCTCGACAATTTGTACAGTTTGCTTTTGGGCAGCTGAAGCtactaaatgatgaatataatgaTTTGAATAGCAGCATTGAGAATTCTGATGGCCCTATTGCGGAATCAGATGTACTGCCGGGGTCGCAGAAATCACCCAACATTGATGACTCGAGCATGCGTCAAGAATCAGAACGCCCAAATAATTCGGAAGACACCAAAGTTGGTGGTGAGATGGAGATTAATTGTGATGAAAATGGCATGTCCGATGAGCATAATTCTGCTGGCACTAAGGTTTTTCAGAGCTCTCAATCAGATAAGCATTTCTGGAAGAATTTTGCTGACATCGTCAATCAAAATGTTGTTCAAAGACTCGGTCTCCCCGCTCCTGAGAAAATAAAGTGGGATAATCTTGACTTGTTAAATAAGATTGGGTTGCAATCGCGGAAAGTTGCAGATGCAGGCTATGTTGAATCTGGTCTTGCAACTCCTGAAAAGCAGGAAGCTGCTAATGGTAGTGCATCAACTGAACCACCTGTTCTTAACAATATTCAGTCATCCCTTCCAGATATCAAGAAGGTGACACAAGACTTGTTACGTCAAACCGATTCCATTTTGGGAGCATTGATGGTCCTAAACGCCACAGTTTCCCAATTCAACAAAGGCGCAGGTCTTTTCGGAAAGGGTGATGCTAAAGAAGATTCTTCAACCGGAGTGGAAAATGATATCCTTGGATATCCCATGAACAAAGATGGATTAGTGTTGGACGAGAAGAAAGCCGAGGAGATGAGGTCTCTTTTCTCAACAGCAGAGACAGCCATGGAAGCTTGGGCACTGCTAGCTACTTCTTTGGGACATCCGACTTTCATCAAATCTGAATTTGACAAATTATGCTTCTTAGATAACGAGTCAACTGATACACAGGCATGTTAATATCTGACTGTCTAGGAGCTCTtagtttaatatatatatacaataaaaCTTTAATAATGTGAAAATAGAATAGTTTAATCAGGTTTCTTAGATTTCATTTATTTAATCTAAGGAGAAGACTATTCAACTGATTATGGACTCTGTCAGGGCTGCAGGTAGCACTTTGGCGTGATTCAGCAAGGAAACGGTTAGTTGTTGCTTTCAGGGGAACAGAACAAGTAGGTTTTGGTTGGTATTATGCACATCTGTAGAACTTATTGATTTTGCTCGCGCTTGGGGATAACTGGTTGTTCTTTAATCCAGACTAAATGGAAGGATCTTCTGACAGACTTGATGCTAGTTCCTGCAGGGTAATATCCTTACAAGAACAGGCTGGCTTGAGTTTCTTTTTTCTCTACCTTCAACTTCTGGTTCTCTTTACTACTACTATGTTTTTTTTCCTATTACAGTAAACAAAGTATTTTCATCCTTGTCTAAGTTCTCTGAAAGTGTACTTCCATTGAAATACAACTGTCTACTCTGTGGCCCACTTAAAGAAACAATTCATTTTCTTATAAGAATACAGTTGGAAGATAACTATCTGTCCGACACTGTGGAAATAAGTTTGAAATTCATACAGTACTTAAAACAATAAAAAGAATAGCCCAAGCACTTCGTTAATATTGAAAATGAATTATATGTTGCCTCCTTTTCATTATTTGTATGCGGCTAACCTTAAATGGTTGAGAGATcgccatttatttattttgttatccTTAGTTGCTTCTATGCTGCAGGTTCAATCCTGAAAGGATAGGTGGTGACTTCAAGCAAGAAGTTCAGGTGGCACTCAAATTCTTACTTTACCATCTTAGTGTCTGATTTATGAATGCGCACTTATGTTTAGAATATATCTCATTATCCGAATGACTAGAGTTTGTTTTTGTAGGTTCACAGTGGTTTCCTAAGTGCGTATGACTCAGTTAGGATTAGGCTTATCTCGCTGGTCAAACAAGCAATTGGCTATAGGTAGGTGGCCTGTCAAACGAGATTGTACAATGCTGCATTTTCCTTTATCTCCTCGGATATTGTGAATGAGAGATGAGATGACACAGCTCCTATTTTTGAATGAGGATATTGATCTGATATTTTTGTTATCTCAAGCCATAGACATTTACCTTTAGAATCAGCTCCTTTTCTCCTGCTTTACTTCATAGGTCCTCTCTATTAGCTCTTTATCAGTACAGTGAAGTAAGAATTTGGCAAATATTTGTTTCAAGTCTTTACTAAGTGGACTGGTGGTGTGTGCTTAGTATTACAGTCCGATTcttaaaatttgtaaattcaCTTTTGCTTTACCTGAGATGTCTGGGACTGCCTTAATCTTTTCTTCTGTTCTTTCCTTCCTTTCCCCTGGATTTTGTTACTGTTGTTGTACATCTTCCTCTTTGTCTTCTTGATGTTTTCTTCTCTGTTTTTGATGTTCTTGCTTCACTGCTAATCATTGATGTCATTTCACCTATTAAACTGTAAATGTATTTTCCAGAGATGATGATCTTGACCCACCAAATGAATGGAGTGTTTACGTTACTGGTCATAGTCTTGGTGGTGCATTGGCTACTCTTCTCGCTCTTGAACTATCATCAAGTCAACTAGCTAAGTAAGctcctttttcttcttatttctgtAGCTTGCTTTCCATCTATTTTGCATTATTTACCACTTACCAACATCTATCCAACGACTTTTATCTTTTTTGTTTGCCGTTGTGTTAGGCGGGGAGCTATCTCTGTGACCATGTACAACTTTGGATCTCCAAGAGTTGGAAACAAAAAGTTCGCTGAAGTTTATAATGAGGTATAATTTACCCTCTCCAGATGTGAAATACTTATGTCGAGACTGTCTATATTCTATATTGCCAATATGGTTTCACCATACGTTTATGGCATCTTTTaccattcttttctttttcttttaaagctACTCTTACCGGCAACAtataaagtaaagaaaaagagaaagtatCACGTATTTGTTGATCAGCTACCTTGAGCTCTTAATGAATCTAAACCATTCTATGTGAAAGAAACATGAAATTTCAGAACTTTTCCttgatgaattttaattttttcatcaaTATGGCCCATAGTAAATGTGCTCTCTCTCACTTTTTATTCTGCAAAATGAACATGTTCCTTAATCTTTATATTGTGACCAAAATTTTACATGAAGTTCTCATCAGTCTCGATGCAGAGAACATAGTCCAAATTTTCCTCCAGCGCCAATTGGCAACAAAATTTTCTGATATGGATACAGCAGTTCAGCAATCAAACTTCTTCAGAATTCTCTCTATATGTAGCTGAAACTTTCTGCAGTACATGCAGTTTATATAGAAAGGGAGAGAAagtgaaagggagagaaaatgaGCTTTAATAAGTGGATCACCTCTTTGGAGGTTTTCTTCTCAGCTTCTAATATGGCATTATATTCTGGTGTAAACCACTGTCTCGAGAGAGGTGTAATGTCAGGGGTTGGTGTTCATCTAACCTAAAAATTTAACAAGaacccaaaagaaaaaaaattaacataCCAAACCAAGAAGCTGGTTGACATACTCACCTTAACCTAAAAAATAGTGTTTGCCTATAGTTCATGAGAATATTTGCCTGTTTTTCTAATGTAATATGGTGAACTGCTGTAAGTACATTGTTGTAGCACCAAAAACAATTTGACCTTACAAAATCACTTTCCCATGCTTCGGAAATGTACCgagtttaattttgttaaaatattgagcGACTCTATGTAACCCAGTTTTTTCTTCTACTGCAGAAAGTTAAAGACAGCTGGAGGGTTGTAAATCACAGAGATATAATACCAACAGTTCCTCGGTTGATGGGCTACTGCCATGTTGCTCAACCTATTTATTTGACCGCTGGAGATATGAAAAAGACAATGGTGGGTTGATTCTTTTTCAATCTTTTTAATCTGTCATTTTTACACTATAAAACATCAAAGTTTGTTCGTAATCGATCAACTTCAACCTCAATCGCATCGACAGAATGTTGCCACTGGTAAAGGAGTTatgtttgtttttccttttgtgtCTCAGAAGGTTAGCTTTGTCctgataaaatttatatttaagagAAATGACCAGTGTCACTGTTCAGTATAATATTTACTCAATTACTTGAAGTAATTTTTTGAGAATTCTTCATAGAAAGGTAGTCACTATTGAGAAGTCCTGCGTCATTCTTATTGATTATGTATTGGAACCTACTTTCTCAGGAAGCAGATATGACATATTTGACATCATTTGACCTTTTATCAATTTAAAGGAGTTTATTGTTTGTTGTTTAACTTCTTATGTCTCGGGAACAAAACGTTTCAGGATAATGTAGAACCCTTGGACGATGGTTACCAAGGTGATGTTATTGGAGAGGCCACTCCTGATGTTATTGTCAGTGAATTTGTAAGCTTCTCCGCCTTTAATCCTTCTcaacttttatttcttttttatttgtgtTCCATTTCATCCATTGACAATATGCTTTATTAAGATCTTACACTGTCGATTTCTGAAAGAACTGCTTACTTGCAATATATTGGAATACCCtagaacatttttttttcattttattacaTAATTTAGCATACTGGAGTTCTATTTCTTATGTATTTGGCTGTACAAGTTGCACTTTTGAATCTTCTGATCCCTTCAATCTCATGATAAATTTATGGATTTTGACTTCATACTGATATGGAGTAAAAAAGCTGGAAAAGTTTACTgttcaaaaattatatatttaaagttaCTCTTGTAGTTATACTAGTTTGTTATGATAGTTTGATTCAGAAAAGAAACTCATTGAATAAATGAGGGAAGGTGTCCTTGAGGTATAAGCCTATCCGTTCAAAACATTAGGTTGAAGTTTCAAGTCACTAAGGAAGGAAAGTGGGAGGTGAGGGGGTTTGAAGTTGGAGGGAAAAAAGTTACctaattaaaaagaagaaaaatggtaTTGATTGGCGATATACTGCTAGCATGTTTCCATACTTTCGGCTTGAGACTTGTCCATTATAGTCAAAGTAACTTTATCATGTGTCAAGTCCTACATTGGTTGAGCGAATAAGTTGTGGTCTCCTTGTATGGTCTTAAGCAATTCTCTcctcatgagctagcttttggggttgagttagaccCAATTTTCATTTcatcacatggtatcagagtcgGACACATCGATCCCTCCTGTTGTATTTCTCAGTGTTGGGCCCCCCTATTATGTTATCCACACTCTAGTTGTCCAGTCCTATACGTACAGGGAAGGAGGATGTGAAGTCCCTAATTGGTTGAGGGAATGGGTTGTGGTCTCCTTATAGGGTCTATGATAATCCTCACCTCATGAGCTTTGGAGTTGAGTTAGACCTAAAGTACATTTCTTCATACTATGAATtttttttccctctttattgAAGGTAAAAGAACTCCTGAGAAAAGCATTCTCACTATTTACTGATTGGTACATTTTGTGCAGATGAAAGGTGAAAAAGAATTGATTGAGAAAATATTGAACACAGAGATTAACATTTTTCTCGCAATCAGAGATGGCAGTGCACTTATGCAGCACATGGAGGACTTCTATTACATTACTCTGTTAGAGGTACTTGCATTTTCCACTAGCCATTTTGAGAAGTATTGCATGTACGGAATTGATACGTATACATTTTTATGGTTTCCAATTCTTCTTCAGAATGTGAGATCAAACTACAAAACTGTTCCAAGGTCACAACTGGCAGAAGAGAGGAACATATCAATTGGCTAAAAAtggaaatcatcaaaattttgcCAATGTTGGTACTCCATAGGTCAGAGTAATTGTTGTAAATAACAATCATACCACAGAAATGGCTGCATTTATTGTATCTCTGCATGATTTTTGTTCAGCAAGTGTACATGTCCTGCTCATTTTTTAACTTAATAATTTATAGCCATCTGTTACTATAGCTTTGTCGGCTCGTGCTTTATACAAATTGTCTGTACTTTTGGTCAACCAAGTGGGAGAAAAATGCTCGGCAGTTCTATAATGTGAGGTAGTAGTTTATGGCCATCAAATAAGAGCTGCCCACAATATTTTAGGTTAGAATTCTAATATCTGGAAATATATTCTACACTTAGTATGCTCTCTAGGAAACTCCAGAAAAGATATCCAGATCATCATAATATGTAAGTAGCTATAACTCTTAACATTAATTATAATCTCAAGAATAAAAGATCATTCAAAATAACAATGAAAAAATGACTCACATCCAAAAACTGAAAGAATTTGAAAAGGCACCATCTATTTTAGGGTGCAAGTTACAAATTAAGCATAACTCACTAGACTGCTATCTGAAACTAGCTATGTTCTTGAGGAGGAGAACATATTAGAAGAAAAACTTTTATGTGAAGCCCCTCAATCTAGAGGACCACCACTTATTCTATATTATAGCTCTCAGTTTTCTGTAATGACTGAATTTTACAGATGCAAGCTTTTCGATAAATTCTTAGAAATGCTGGTTGCCTTCATCTTGTAGCTCATTATCTTCAAGCTTTGCCTCAAAATGTCTACCTCCCTCTCCCTCTTGAGTTCTTGTTGCTCCATCAAAGATATTCGCTCTTTTAAAAGCGCAATGGTTTGCTCCTTTTCTTTCAGCTCCCTATGCAGCTCCTCTAGTAATTCCATTTGCTCTATTTTCCAGCAGAGTCCTTCTCCTGGTGAAACAAATTAAACACATTGGAAAAAGGTATTAACATCCCACAATATTAGtaaaatactttcttttctagGAAATCTTTGTCAGCTTCAGCTTATTCCAAGCAGTTTACCCAAGTCTTGTAACCACATCTTTAGAACAAAGGGATGGGGGAGAGTATTAGTTACGAGCTCAGACGAACCCAATAGCTTTTGCTTGGAGCCTGTATTTGTATTAGGAAATTCATTAATTATGTATAAATAACTGCGAACCGAATAATTAAGACGAACTATGAGTTCAATGACAAATTCAgaactcataaacttcaaataCTGGCTCTGCCTATGTTAGAACGCTTGAATGGGGACGATAAGAAATTAAatggcagcccggtgcactaagtttccgctatgcgcggggtccggggaagggccggaccagaggggtctattatacgcagtcttgccctacatttctgcaagaggttgtttccgagaTGATAAGAAATTAATTGAAGTAAATTACCTTGATTTGTCCTCTGGATAAGATCATCAAGCTCAATTTTGATGGCAAAATAAAGTTGTTTCCACTTCTCGATCGCGACATCTCTTCTAGCTTGTTCATCCCTAATTTGCTCCAACAAGTAGCTTGATCCCAAGTGATGCCACTCCTTCTCCCCTTTCACACTACTTAACATGTCATGATTTTCTACTCCTTTGGActtctcttcttctcctcctcctttaTCTTCCAATTTCTTCCTCAACTTCTTCACTTCCTCTCTTAGCTTCctcctttccttcttccactcagCTTCTTTCA comes from the Nicotiana tabacum cultivar K326 chromosome 14, ASM71507v2, whole genome shotgun sequence genome and includes:
- the LOC107805534 gene encoding uncharacterized protein LOC107805534, which translates into the protein MATLQPHLHFPIFSSPRLLLFKNPNSVSFSKKLFFSKRINGFLNYPKFGAKELLCCNCQASGEIIPFSSAEKENERPPFDINLAVILAGFAFEAYTNLPDNVGKREVDAANCKTIFLSESFVREIYDGQLFIKLKKGFSFPAMDPWGTSDPYVVLQLDSQVLKSKVKWGTKEPTWNEEFALNIKQPPLNDLQLAAWDANLVAPHKRMGNAAVNVKHLCDGDSHELLVDLEGMGGGGKIEIEIQYKSFEKIEEEKKWWRIPIITEFLKKNGFESALKTILGSETVQARQFVQFAFGQLKLLNDEYNDLNSSIENSDGPIAESDVLPGSQKSPNIDDSSMRQESERPNNSEDTKVGGEMEINCDENGMSDEHNSAGTKVFQSSQSDKHFWKNFADIVNQNVVQRLGLPAPEKIKWDNLDLLNKIGLQSRKVADAGYVESGLATPEKQEAANGSASTEPPVLNNIQSSLPDIKKVTQDLLRQTDSILGALMVLNATVSQFNKGAGLFGKGDAKEDSSTGVENDILGYPMNKDGLVLDEKKAEEMRSLFSTAETAMEAWALLATSLGHPTFIKSEFDKLCFLDNESTDTQVALWRDSARKRLVVAFRGTEQTKWKDLLTDLMLVPAGFNPERIGGDFKQEVQVHSGFLSAYDSVRIRLISLVKQAIGYRDDDLDPPNEWSVYVTGHSLGGALATLLALELSSSQLAKRGAISVTMYNFGSPRVGNKKFAEVYNEKVKDSWRVVNHRDIIPTVPRLMGYCHVAQPIYLTAGDMKKTMDNVEPLDDGYQGDVIGEATPDVIVSEFMKGEKELIEKILNTEINIFLAIRDGSALMQHMEDFYYITLLENVRSNYKTVPRSQLAEERNISIG
- the LOC107805530 gene encoding uncharacterized protein LOC107805530, yielding MGSFQTKVKSYPNAKVVERLKYNVRFLQAEVNEIMCMREHESQAYAQEMIIFALKEAEWKKERRKLREEVKKLRKKLEDKGGGEEEKSKGVENHDMLSSVKGEKEWHHLGSSYLLEQIRDEQARRDVAIEKWKQLYFAIKIELDDLIQRTNQGEGLCWKIEQMELLEELHRELKEKEQTIALLKERISLMEQQELKREREVDILRQSLKIMSYKMKATSISKNLSKSLHL